One Hylaeus volcanicus isolate JK05 chromosome 8, UHH_iyHylVolc1.0_haploid, whole genome shotgun sequence genomic window, GTAAGGAATAGGTATTTGATTCTCACtatttaaatctaatttctcTTTCAGCGTGTACAAATACAAACAGATATTAAGGTTGTAATTGGACAATGAAAACATATTCTATGAATGTGAACTTCAAGCACTAACGAAACACTGGTATCTCAATTGTTCTAAATTGTAACTAAGCACACGCCATGCatgttttcaataattctttaaaataatataataactaCGATCGAtaacattacaaaataatgatATATTCTTGGAACATGTTACCCAAATACATCcttatttccattttctttgaAGAGCATATAAAttgattgaatttaatgtcatcgacattttaaataaaaatatcaacagtatttatgaattattaatcaaaacCAATGGATGAGTAATAATAGTCTCAAAATAAGAATGTCAATCTgccgaataaatatttctatgtcCTTATTTGATAATAGTACTTATAGATTGCTACCAATgtccattaaaaatttacaaacaacACAGTTCCAAATCTCTTTGTTATATACAAAGTTGTTTCAAACTACAGACGCTTCAATAACTTTTGAACAATGTACACATACctaacaatttgaaataatacaaaactcATATTACTTTACTGTCCTAATTCCAATTACTTTCACAGAAAGATTGAAGTATATGAATTAAGAGCAATTACcactgaaaatattaagtaatatGACAGAGTAATGTCACAATTATCTGGTGCTTTGATAATCATATCTCTGTTCTTAATCTATACACTCAAAATACATGTCTTAGGAGAACAAGCCTTGAGTTAGGTACATTGTGCAATATAGCTAAGTAGCAAAAAGGTTTTCAAGGTATATGGCAAACCTGGTGCGAAGGGCCAACCCGAATCTCGCCCTGGGTGCCGGCAGACATCTCCCCCTCCTCCGAAGCTCCACCGTCTTTCTCCAGCGTTTCGAGTGGCTTCTATCTTGGACTTTCAGTAAATTCCTATCATCCACCCCCTGAACTGTATAGTCATTCTATcagtatatttgtaataattttgtagaaaGAAGTACTGCTAACatgcttctttttttcaatgacCCTTTTTTCAATAATGATGTCAGTTATTATGACATTACTTCTTAGATTATGGAGTTACATACATAGAATGATAGTTAATATCAAGATACACAATGGTAAATAGTTTCTAGGAATGCAAATAAacacttgtaattttttcattatttttgaacCACcatctttacatttttttttctatgtatatttatgattcGATTGGATCGATGAAATGTAACTATTAGATATGtcttatgaaaatattactaaGATACAATGTATATACTTTAAAAACTACAGATACAAAAAACtatatcgaaacattttttcctttaaatataaaaatatagagacATTATTTCGATCGTAACTATAATTCGCATTAATAGTGTgtcaatgaataataattatcagatgaatatgtaaataaatccTAAAAATCAGCTACACCTGATTTGCataattattccaaaaaaaaaaaaggaacaattcTCTGACCTTGCAGAATGATAAGGTTCATAAGGGAAACTGAATGTTCGTGTAATAACCCATTAAAACGCACTCgcaaatacatatttctactttcttgaagtGGTCTTGAGTCACGGTGAAAGCGGTAAACGGCATAAATGAGCTTTACTTAATTGAAACGCTTTTATCGTCGTTTGTAACGCAATCGAAGCGTGCCAAGAAGTGATGGacatcataaaaaaattttgattgacTCATCAATGTGCAATGCgaagatacagaaaaaaaaaccagctATTTACACAATTTCGTCATGTACGCAGGAAAACGCGAATGAAATGTGTGCGTGGACGGAATTACGAACGAGAAGCAAGTTATTAAACTATTTCGACGTGTTACGGTCGATTCGTTAGAATTTTTCGTCGCACCGCGCCTCGCCTTGGCAGAATTCCGGGCAGCCGTTAAAATAAAGTGGAAagctataaaatttcaaggcAAACTCACCCGtgataaatgtttcaacgaCGTGCTCGCATTGTTCCTCCCAACGCGGCTTGCGTCCACGTATACGCGTTACACACGAACCCGATTATGCCGATAAATGAGAGATAGAAACTTAATGATTCACTACAAATTAACTATCGAATATTACAGAATATATCTTTCACAAATCAGTAGCCACAACACCCAAACGCAGCCATCTTGTACTgcgttttgtttcgtttttcttttgtggGGGTGCGTTCCAATTCCATGCATTCCCTCGTTTCTTTAACGTCGATGGATTTTTAGTggcaatttcaattttaaacattgaGATTTTTCTTAAGTTTCACTCTATTGTTCGATCTCTTCAAAGTTTACTGTATAATAAAGCGTACAAATTTACGCTGATTTCgcttttgcaaaattatatagtaattttattctgtgGTACTCTCcgtaagaaaatgtttaaatttttatattttgttggaAACTTTTACATGAGAATTactaatttacatatttaacaaTCAAATTTCTCGGagaaaatctaattttatgtaatcttattctatttattcatcaaaggaataaataaattgatatataaaattgagatttagGACTGAACCTGTTGTACTTGATAATATCAAACATATAATTACCGGCATTGAATGCTAGTTATCTCTAGTTATTGCTTCTCTCTTTATCACGTATAACACATGTTGTCGGTGTTGGGTCGTGTACTTTCACATTTTACGCACTCTGTTCATAAAGttccgacaattttattgaacGCAAAACATACCGTAGACATGGCGAAAAAAACTGCAATTTTGTTGATAGCTGATGGTTCTGAAGAAATGGAAGCTGTGATAACGGCAGACGTTTTACGTCGAGCTGGAGTACGTTTTGTAGGAGATATAACCTTAAATTATATCTAATATCAAACTTCAATATATTTACGCATTAATGATTTGCACTTAAcactaattaaaatgatagtttatctaataaaaataaattatttttatttttgtatcaataGATATGACATTCTAATTTCTTAATTCCATTAAGAGAACTTCACATAATTTAGctattgtaaattattgttagattGATGTCACTTTAGCTGGTCTTACTGATGCTCCATGCATAAAATGCAGTCGTGACGTTAAAATTTGTGCTGATACAAGTCTTAAAGATGCAGTTAACCAAAAATATGATGTTGTAATATTGCCTGGTGGTCTCGGCGGTTCTAAAGCTTTTGCATCAGTAAGTAGAATTAAAGCTTTTGATAAGAAACatatacaaacatatttttttatattgtgtaGTCAGCTGAGGTAGGAAAACTGCTACAACAACAAGAAAAAGAGGACAGAGTTATTGCTGCTATCTGTGCAGCACCAACTGCACTAAAAGCACATGGTATCGCTAAAGGAAAACAACTCACATCCTATCCTTCAATGAAAGATCAATTAACCgatgaatacaaatatttggaAGATAAAGTTGTGACTGATGGTATGAACTAAGTTATTAAATTCTGAATGACTCTAAAGATATGATACTGTATCTTATATTTTAGGTAATCTTATAACTAGCAGAGGTCCAGCAACTGCATTTGCATTTGGTTTGGCTATTGTAGAAAAGTTGCTTGATAAGGATACTGCAAACAATGTGGCAAAAGGAATGTTATAcactgaataaaaataaaaaaggttaTATAGATGTGTGTTATGTataagaaattgtataattgtatttatattatgcaTTCGggtttaataaattgatattatactTTGAGAACGACTTTTCCTATCCACTTCTTCTACGTTTCATTTGTAAAGATgtaatatgtatgtacttaACATTTTCAACTTTCGATTACATCAATTTGAAATCCCCCCTCACCTTTCAATCACTTCCAATATGGCCGGCTTATATTGCCAAGCTTTGTAGATTTTGAATATCACCTATTATTATGCTATCagtgtttaatatatttgacaGTTCACAAGTTTCGATacaaaatatgcatttatttattacataatttcgCGAGTATTTGATTTACTATTtaagaagaaacaaatactCGAGAACACATCCTTACAGTTTGTAAACATTTGGTTATctagaaaatgtttgaaagtgATGATTGGGATCTCGATCAGgtaaattcgaaataaatatctgttattaaacatttgtatCAATATCAGCCTGTTTTGCAATCATTATATAAAATGCTATTTAGATTGAATCGCATTCATTCAACAAGAAAATGCTAAGCACGTGTCGCGTCTGACAAAAGGCAGCGCAGAAATGATTctcgtatcaatttttaatacgaaTTTTCAGGATTTTCTGAATGACGTGGATGATAAATCAATCCAACTTTATTCTGCAACGGACAATAATGAAAGCGAACCGAAAAGACGTAAGATAGACATTTTTAGTGATCCCATTTCTTCAATTGACAATGATGTGTGTGATGtcaagaatgtaaaaaaatgtgaCGAGGATAAAGTATcgagaaagaatttaattcttagTATGTTTAACAAGAATTTTccagacaaaaatatttctcaaagtCTGTTAAGTAATTCAAAAAAGTCcactgaaaataattcattaaaatcacACTCTGAATATATACAGAGCAGTGAAAATAGTCAATTACCTAGGAAAAATTTAGTGCTTGGaatacttaataaaaaaaatgtacaggaTAAAGTTgccaaaaataatataaagaatttagAATCACCTAAGACTGTaccaaaaattaaaagcaataGTAACATTAATCTACAACAACAAGGATCtacatttctaaataataatataaaatgtcaaaCCCCAAAAGaggacattaaaaaaaaaaactgtttaaataaTGACAACAGTAAACAGATATCATCTGAGCTATCTAGAAAACAGTTATTGTGTAACATATTGAAACAACGATCTGTAGATAATGCAGAATCTAAAAATAAGGCTGCAATTAAACCTCCACAAGTACAGACGAATAAAAAGATGACAATAGTCAGAAGGTTTCCTGGTCCAGCTGGTTTACTACCCGATGATATAGATGCCAGTGTTTCTGCTATTTCATACTTAAATAGTTTGGAAGAAAATGAAGCTGTAGTGGAAACAAACGACACTGATCTACCTGAATATTGTTCTCAAAACACAAAAGATCTCTTCACAGAAGGTGCTTGGCAGTTGATGTTAAATGATTTGCCAGATGGGTTTTTAAAAGGATATGAAATTGCTACTATTAAACAAATGGCAAATGCAAATGGTTACAGTAgcacaaaaattgaatttttggcAGGAATAGTAGAGCGCATAGATCATAATCATGAAAATCCTCCTATTGTATTAAAAGACTTTACAGGTACCATTCAAGGAATTGTACATAGAGACATACCACTTAAATATCCTGGTTTATTAGAATCAAATGTTGTCATATTGCTATGTGATGTAGGCTTATTAAAGATTTCTGGTTCCCTtatctcgaataaatatcaaattttaattgcaccTTCAAGTTTGTTAGCTATTTACTCTAACAAGGGTAAAATAGAGCGGACACATTATATGGAATCAGTTTTAGAAGATGTTACAAATGGTAAAGTAGAAGATGAAGATGAGATAGATCAAATTCTTACAAGAGCTCTAGAAGaagaatcattaaaaatagaGCATACTAACAACATTAAGGGAACAATGAATTCTACAAAAAGTACACAagatattaatacaaaaagtttcagtTGTAGTAcagatataaacaaaacatttgggaatattaaaaaatcaatgaatTTTGATTCCATAAATGATATTTCCTTTTCAGTTTCttccaaaaaaattacagatacTCAGAAAAAGGATTTTACTAGTCTAGAGTCTAAAATTGTTAAGCAtataaacgaagaaaagaggcaattaatatcaaataaaaaggaaaccgTGCAAAATGATGTTCAACAAAAATCTGAAACTTTATTacaatctttaaaaaaatattctccaaatgcaaatgcaagtAAAAAGTTTTCccataattcaaaaatattgcaaatggATGTTGATCATCCGGTGTCTGTAAATACCTGCacagaaaatgttgaaacaaaaatgttgaatgatAGGGTTCCTGAAAAAATGGATGTTGAAGAAAGTGATGTAAATATCTCACATGAAACAGAAGCTGTGATCAAACGGTTACATACTCCTTGCTATGACGAagctgaaaatattcaatataatactgtgaaaaagaataaaatttcagttaGATCGCGACTAATgcagtttaaaaatacaaatacgttAACCCAATCACAGAACGCTGATTCTAAGTCTCTACCAAATTTAAAGAATGACAACGAATTActtcaagaaaataaactggcaaaaattccaaaatctTCATCCAATGTAACACTTTATAATAGTACTGAAAATGATTCTGATGATGAAATATTGTCTCAATTAGATATGGAcgttatttttagtaattatagtaaataaaattagttattcTTGATACGATTTTGtggaaaatttttgtatccatTAAAAATCGAGAATGTATAAAAGTAGTAGATCATATTTTGAAATCATGAGATTGTGaaagattaaatttatagTTCTTGCATCTCGAAAGTTGAACACTATTTTAAGAACAGTAAGATGTCTGTAAATATTCCTGATTgaaagtttgaataaaaaaatacatatatattttgcataaaacaCAAGTGCTTTGAATTCATACCAATAATACTCCAACAAGTATAATCTAAAAATGAACAGATATGCTGTAAGTATTGATAATTAAACTTAGCATTATTTGATGGTTGCTCTTAACAGTTTTGCTTTTGGCGAGAACtacattattcaaattatatgtatattacgaACAGATGGGACATTACAATTCCatatacaatttctaaatatCATCATAATAATACTGGCTAAATTTGCATAGTATAGATGAATCAGCCAGCAATAAGGCCgagataatttaattgttagtGTACCAATGCAATTGAAGGTTTTTTAAAGCATTTCTTCGCATAGGAGTACCGTAATATAGAACGCAAACGATAGTATCtacgtacaatattttttctttcccaGTATCAAGTGCCACTGAAATCTTCATCGATTAAGATCGAAAAATAACCGATGATATAATCTAACGACGTGACTCTACGATCAAAGATTTCAAACAGCTGAAACATTGCTTGATAagttagtttatttttattcggcgattgctttgaaattatattaattccGTGTCAAGAGGAACAATATACGAAATCTGGAAATATCGTAagagattaaatatttcaaggacAGACGAAGACACAGACTCGTATCAGCAATGATCTCAATTTTCCTAACATTAGCCTGGATATCAGCCCTCATCGATCACGAGCGTAGGATCAATGATCTCAAATTCATAGATGAGATCTCCGTGACGTGGTTTGTGTGTACGCCAATGCGGATCTATTGGATCAACCTTGATGTACCCTGATTATCCGATGGTACATCTAGGCGCACGATCGTGCGATTATGAAGTGCAATTTACTCACATTAGTTACGTGAGACAGACATCTATACGTTACAATAAAATCGCACGATATACGAGAATGCGTATGACAATAGGTAAATGAAAACTGGCGGTGATTCGTGACAATCACTCGGGCTGAAAACTTGTTTCACATGTAACGTAcgatacaatattatttctttacgataaagaaaataacaaacattaattatttcacgatTGATCTTATCTAGCGTACTTTGAACTCTAGTGAAAAATTACATTGTCGTGATTAATGACtcatcgtttcttttttaagaaacTACTTCTAAACGCCCTCtacatatattcataaaatctTTCGATCTACACAACCGACAATGTTTTAAACAATACACGAAGAATTCATTATGGGTACTTTAGTAGATTTCATATGATAAGTTATCCAATCATCTAAATTGCCAGAGGAGtcacaaaagaaaattacattcCATCATACAATTGCATAATATTACACACAGCGTTAGaggaatttgaaattataataacattaacaTGCGTTTAATCGACTTGGGATTTTTCGTAACTTTGTTTTCCAATAACGAGACTATTAGAAGCATAGACtagattctttaaattttgatttccttCGTCTTTCGAtaaaacgtattattaaacaaataatatttgtacgaaATTTAGTATATGCTTTCTTCAAAAGGCGTCATTTAGTCGAAGAGACAACATAACCGTCTTTGTTTGGCGcaatgcattaaataaattgtcttGTTGTTTTTTCCAAACATGAATTGCGCCATACGCAAACTTGAAATGCCAGTTGATAAGTCGGGGCCGGTTAAGGCAGAAACAAGTCAACAAATCTCACAAAGGTGAGCAATGTAAACAACatgaacatatatatatatatacgcgtaaatgaaagtattctttttgttttagagAGAGGTAAAAGATTATAGTGTTGCAACATACCCTCGACtgaattcgattttaattcggtcgcatttaattttatagcaGACGTTggaaatgttttgaaattcGCGTAGTAAATGAAcatgtatcattttattaataaacagcaataaatgtatttataatttcatcgtAAATTTTTGAAGTCGTACGACTACATCTAATCGATTTTATGGGTTATGGCTCTCGAAATTAACATTGACAATCGGTACATCTGCTTCGAACGACAGTGGGACATGTTAGACTGTGTGTCTCGAGATAAGAGATCATGTTGAGAATTCTTTGTTGGCTAATGAGCAAAGCACATGACATCGTTATCGGACACATCGTTTTATCGCAAATATCGTTACTCGACTAATACCTGAGATCctgcattttttttctactttattaCACTCGTTTATGCAACGAAcacaattattcaatttgctTATCAATGGGTAGAAATACCAGTTCAATGTTTATTCGTAAATAAGGGTTTAAGAAGGTTGATATTTTGGTTGTAAACAAAGAATTGGATACGCAATGACAAATTGAAACGGACTGGCTTCTTCTCGTCTAGACTGCGTTTACATAAATCCTTTGAACGACTACTCGCGTCAAAATACTCGCTCGTCGACTGACCACGAGAATGTTTGTCTTTCTTAATTCTAGAACGATAAACACTCTCGATATTTCGTCTGCTTCGCAATAAAGAAGGTTATGGAGACACGTAATGCacaaaacaatttgaaatactttatGGTTATTGTTCCAAGCATTATACTGATAATCCCTTCTCGATACTAGTTCGTCGTAAACATCTGAAAAGTCTTAATTATGGAAGAGAAATAACGTCGGGTCGCGGGCATCCTTAAGCCGCTATGATAAGTGAAATGCTACGGATGCTAACCGATAAAGGAGGATAACTAACTGTCAAAatggaattataatttcacCGCCATGTTGTCTACGGAAAACTAATCTGCGAGTCATGAACAATGCGTAAAGAGTTAACGATtacttgtaaaaaaatattttacgcgaACGTGGATGACACATCGAGGTGAATTGCTaataatctttaaataaataccaaGAAGTAGTAATTTCagtcttttttttctaaaagacGCAATTAGAGCAGCGTTAACCTATACGTGTAATCGAATGGATCTAGAAAAGATGATTTCATGCAACTTAAAGCGTTACAGGTATTCATGTttgtgtaaaaaattattcttttctatgACTCATGATCAATAGTTTTTATCGAGTTGTTAGTgatctatttaaattaatttcaatgatgAATAAACACGTATAAACGagaatattgataaaaaaacaGTAAAACATACcgtaatatgtaaaattgtgtTTGATGGTTTGTgaaaacgcgaaacgataGCGTCGTACGCGAACGGTTAcgcgaaattttcattaacagGCGGATGTTAACTCGTGACAGAGTGCTTGTCGATGCAGGTACTTGTAATTTGCAGTTACTACCGCAATTTATCTTTTACCGGGAACATTGCGAAACTAGAAATGAGTAGCAGCTGTCCACAACGAAACATCACTTATCGGCGGGGCAATCTGacgacaattattttctagttGTCCGCGCTTAATTCCccgttaattacattttttcatgtCTTCCTTTTAATTACAACGACATGTGAATCTCGATGatttatcaagaaaaatacGATCGATTTCCATTTCATCTAGCTTGAACTTATCGTCGAACAACATTCCGCGTCTCTGTTTCGAATACATACGCAAAAGGAATCGGCGCAAAGAGTCAAAGACTTCTGATTTATCGCGGTAGTGGCGGATACGTCTTAATGAACGTACGAATCGTGATACGACTCAATTGTGACGTACGACGTGTACCAACGACTTCGAAAAATACGTGCTCGAATTTTCGAAACCGTTCGGATAATCGCGTTCGTCGAGCGTCCTTTCGCGGAATTGGTTCACCTGTCTGACGTAAGTCACGTTTCGGCGCGGAAAAGGTTGGTAAATACCGATGTGCGATCTATCGGTAAATCGCAACGCGGGAAAAGTGAGCGATTGTCGATAGGAGGGGTTCAGGGAGAGGGGAAATTTGTGCAACAGTCCTGGAACGATACAGAATGGCACAGTGTGGCCCGGCGCGCGACGCGAAACAGGTGATATCGTGCATTCGTGAAATGATAGGACGACTCGATTAACCGAACGACGAGAATTTCGGCGATATATCTACGGAGAGATTCGACTATCGTTTAATATTCTCTATCAGTCCATTCGGAGGTCAACTTTCCATTTGTTCCTTTAAACGTCGACCTTGCGGACACCTCCCGCAACACAATTACACCCATTTATTTTCCGTTGTGCCTCTAGCGTTCTATAatattcgttcttttttttcttttacacgtCTCTCCTTTTTAATACGGTCGAGTGCTCGTAGAATCCGTAACCGTTACCTTGAGTCGGTAATTTTCGAGCCGTTTTCGTTCCCGCCAATTTATGTCTCTCGCGATAATCTCGAACGCGAAATCGAAGGAATCGTTTTACGGTGTACCGAGACGAGCCCTGTGTCTGCTGCGATCGGTGAAGATAGAGTAAGCGTCGAAAATTGCACGAAAGCGAGTTCATTGGGAATGCACGGATTCGTGCGAACACCTGGGACTACATCCCCGTGAGAGCAAAGGGATCGGACCAAGGAAAGGATTGTCAAACTGTCGAGTAAGTGTAGGCGTATTCGGTTAGTTAAAAATGTTCGTTTAGTTTGTGGTGACGGGTGTTTTTCTGTAGTTCAAATGGTTACTAACCTGTTGAGGATTTGTACAAATACGGAATCGTGAATTTGACCTAAAGATAGGGAAAGATAATGGAAGAAAATGGAGAATATGTTATAGAGTAAATATATTCCCTtgttcaagaaaaattatattctaattCGAATAAACTTTTTGGTTAATCTgataataatactatttttcTTGCACGCTGGTAGCGCTTccatcgattctttttctcgaaGGTTGCAGTAATTTTCGTATCCTGTCATTCtgtttaatttctataatagCAAATAATTTTCGCAACGTCTCATAGCAAAGAAATTCTATACTCGTGTCCTTGGGAAGTAATAGCTTTGTGTTTGTTGGcttttcaaagaagaaaaggagGAACATCGTTTTACTAATCGTTTCGTTACTTAATTAGAGACAGGTTGGCGgtattcgtttgtttttaatatcacacGAGTGTTATATATCGCAGAGACAATACGCCAATCGAATGGTATccgataatttgaaaatatgaatttattattgttagaaagtaaacattatgaataataacactttttttaaataatgtagcaTCGGTCGAGTTATTTATGGTCGAGTATCGAacgaaactaaaatatttgtatgaatTACAATACGCTGGTCGAAGTAATTAGGGCATGTCCAATAAGTGACACCGAGATTATCCAGTGCACCTAACTCCCTATTTACACCGTGCTTCTTTTTACACGGttttcaaaatacaatttctaaaaatacaattttatagtgtacaaatatttgttcaatcATTCGTTAGTACCATTCGATTGTTAACACTGACATTAAACACAGAACATATGTACATTCATACATGTCTTGATTGAGGCAGTAAATCTTTATAGCAGCAGAAAAATGCATGCGTTTTTAGATAATGTGCTTCATACGTTTCTTATTTCACGAACGtatttttttccgtttgtattttatttcatttcacgtcaatttaattaagtaaCTTTCTAAATTACAggcatctttttctatttcttagtTTAGAAGGGCTTTCATGGAAACAATCATgatttcgattgaaaataaaatgtaaataggTGTGCTTTAAAGATTCTAATGGAATTCGAATTTTATAGGGATTAAAAATATCGCGATATCGAGTAATCAGTATTGAATGAGGcctttgaaattcttttcgtaTCAACAAGTAATTAGTACAAAGAACGTATAATTATATCCTCATGAGGCATAACATGCTATCCaaatatgtattgtttaataatCCATTTAACATTCCgcaaatttattacgaatgaAGTAAAAAACACCGCCATGTTAAACGCGCAATAACTCCTTCGTATTCTTAAAACTGTTGATTCCTAGGTAAACCGCACGGAATATGTTCGCCAAATAATTGCAACTCCAAAATTTGCTGGATACGCGACACAAGTTTTTGATAGTAAACATTCACCGTTGTTTTGCgttataattttagaaaattagcaTTATACGATAGAATGatacaatttgttttcaaagcGAGTTCGTAAACATTTCTCCATGGTTCTCCAATCAAAGTCATGCGCTACGATAATTGTTGACTAAtcgccatttttattttagattatattCGCCTGCCCATGTTTGCGCACTTcaggaaaaatttatttaatattgccGATATATGCACATAAATTACATAGATTAATTACATACATTAATTGCGTGTATTAATCAAATGAGTTGATTAAATgcatcgattaattaaattaattacatgtGTCTCTCAAGAATGTATTCAATGTTAACAACGATACGCATGTTGTAGCGTTTTGAtgataagacatactttcaaTTAAGTTTCAACAGATGTGTGAAGATATGAATTTGCAATACAGTTGTTAGTTACGTTAAATATCTTCAGTCTGTTTCTTACAATTAGCGCTATTTCGCTAAAATTGCTAAAATGGCACCGTGTGCAACGTTGTCCCTTCTCCAAATGGTCCTAATCTCTCGTATAAGGGAAAAGCGAAGTTACAGTGAAAGTAGTCTAAATCAACAAGTACGTAGGAAAATGTTTCTGACTCAACGCAACCCACTAGcactgtgtgtgtgtgtgtgggggggggggaacTTTTGTGTCCCCCTACTGATtgtcaatttgtttttttttttttagatcacCGATCTTTACGAA contains:
- the LOC128881275 gene encoding protein dj-1beta-like: MLSVLGRVLSHFTHSVHKVPTILLNAKHTVDMAKKTAILLIADGSEEMEAVITADVLRRAGIDVTLAGLTDAPCIKCSRDVKICADTSLKDAVNQKYDVVILPGGLGGSKAFASSAEVGKLLQQQEKEDRVIAAICAAPTALKAHGIAKGKQLTSYPSMKDQLTDEYKYLEDKVVTDGNLITSRGPATAFAFGLAIVEKLLDKDTANNVAKGMLYTE
- the LOC128881271 gene encoding uncharacterized protein LOC128881271, with the translated sequence MFESDDWDLDQDFLNDVDDKSIQLYSATDNNESEPKRRKIDIFSDPISSIDNDVCDVKNVKKCDEDKVSRKNLILSMFNKNFPDKNISQSLLSNSKKSTENNSLKSHSEYIQSSENSQLPRKNLVLGILNKKNVQDKVAKNNIKNLESPKTVPKIKSNSNINLQQQGSTFLNNNIKCQTPKEDIKKKNCLNNDNSKQISSELSRKQLLCNILKQRSVDNAESKNKAAIKPPQVQTNKKMTIVRRFPGPAGLLPDDIDASVSAISYLNSLEENEAVVETNDTDLPEYCSQNTKDLFTEGAWQLMLNDLPDGFLKGYEIATIKQMANANGYSSTKIEFLAGIVERIDHNHENPPIVLKDFTGTIQGIVHRDIPLKYPGLLESNVVILLCDVGLLKISGSLISNKYQILIAPSSLLAIYSNKGKIERTHYMESVLEDVTNGKVEDEDEIDQILTRALEEESLKIEHTNNIKGTMNSTKSTQDINTKSFSCSTDINKTFGNIKKSMNFDSINDISFSVSSKKITDTQKKDFTSLESKIVKHINEEKRQLISNKKETVQNDVQQKSETLLQSLKKYSPNANASKKFSHNSKILQMDVDHPVSVNTCTENVETKMLNDRVPEKMDVEESDVNISHETEAVIKRLHTPCYDEAENIQYNTVKKNKISVRSRLMQFKNTNTLTQSQNADSKSLPNLKNDNELLQENKLAKIPKSSSNVTLYNSTENDSDDEILSQLDMDVIFSNYSK